The following coding sequences lie in one Spinacia oleracea cultivar Varoflay chromosome 1, BTI_SOV_V1, whole genome shotgun sequence genomic window:
- the LOC130466281 gene encoding ATP-dependent DNA helicase Q-like SIM, translating into MEALGAWFSQQDCLVLAATWSGKSLCFQLPALLTRKVVVVISPLISLMHDQCLKLSKHGISACFLGSGQPDNTVEKKAMNGMYSVVYVCLETLLSFHCLMRCIMHTNKSTSEACGEPWNSFICHR; encoded by the exons ATGGAAGCTCTTGGTGCTTGGTTTTCTCAGCAAGACTGTCTTGTTCTTGCAGCAACATGGTCTG GGAAATCTCTGTGCTTTCAGCTACCTGCGCTTTTGACAAGGAAGGTCGTGGTCGTGATTTCTCCATTGATAAGCTTGATGCATGACCAGTGCTTAAAGCTATCAAAACATGGCATCTCTGCATGTTTCCTTGGATCAGGACAACCAGATAACACCGTTGAGAAGAAAGCAATGAACGGCATGTATTCCGTTGTATACGTTTGCCTCGAAACACTGCTTAG CTTTCACTGTCTGATGAGGTGTATAATGCATACTAATAAGTCCACTTCAGAGGCTTGCGGAGAACCGTGGAATAGCTTTATTTGCCATCGATGA